One region of Marivirga arenosa genomic DNA includes:
- a CDS encoding pyridoxal phosphate-dependent aminotransferase, with amino-acid sequence MNYPVSDRIKNMSESATLAMAAKARELKSQGIDIISLSLGEPDFKTPKHIQEAAKKAIDSEKYFAYPPVSGYQDLREAIAKKLETENNVPSTPEQIVVSNGAKQSIANLMLSILNPGDEVIVFAPFWVSYTELIKLAGGTPVYVTGTLENDFKPTAEQLNDAITDNTKAVLYSSPCNPTGSVFSKEELEKLAMVLRQYDDILVLSDEIYEHINFGNEGHVSMASLPGMAERTVTINGFSKGFAMTGWRVGYISAPLPIAKAATKIQGQITSGNSSIAQRAALAAITEDLTPTLEMTKTYHKRRDMVLELLNEMPGVITNVPKGAFYIFPDISSFFGKSDGETKVMNADELAIYILNKANVSVVTGTAFGAPNCIRISYAASDEELKEAMKRMKKVLAELK; translated from the coding sequence ATGAATTATCCGGTAAGCGATCGCATCAAAAATATGTCAGAGTCTGCTACTTTAGCCATGGCAGCAAAAGCTAGAGAATTAAAATCTCAAGGTATTGATATTATTAGTTTAAGTCTGGGAGAGCCAGATTTTAAGACTCCCAAGCATATTCAAGAAGCAGCAAAGAAGGCGATTGACAGTGAAAAATATTTTGCTTATCCACCGGTTTCAGGCTATCAGGATTTAAGAGAAGCTATTGCCAAAAAGTTAGAAACGGAAAATAACGTTCCCTCAACTCCTGAACAAATCGTGGTGTCAAATGGAGCCAAGCAATCCATTGCAAACTTAATGCTTTCCATTTTGAATCCTGGCGATGAGGTAATTGTGTTTGCTCCATTTTGGGTAAGCTATACCGAATTAATAAAATTAGCAGGAGGAACTCCAGTATATGTTACCGGAACATTGGAAAACGACTTTAAACCAACGGCTGAGCAATTAAATGATGCTATAACCGATAATACAAAAGCAGTTTTATATTCATCACCATGTAATCCTACTGGTAGCGTTTTTTCTAAGGAAGAATTAGAAAAGCTAGCGATGGTACTTCGTCAGTATGATGACATTCTGGTTCTTTCGGATGAGATTTATGAGCATATCAATTTTGGAAATGAAGGACACGTTAGTATGGCTTCTTTACCAGGAATGGCCGAAAGAACGGTTACCATTAATGGATTTTCAAAAGGCTTTGCTATGACGGGTTGGAGAGTCGGATATATTTCAGCTCCATTACCCATTGCAAAAGCGGCCACTAAAATACAAGGACAAATCACTTCAGGTAATTCATCGATTGCACAAAGAGCAGCATTAGCAGCCATAACGGAAGATTTAACCCCTACCTTAGAAATGACTAAAACCTATCATAAGAGAAGAGATATGGTTTTAGAATTGTTGAATGAAATGCCTGGCGTAATAACTAATGTCCCTAAAGGTGCTTTCTATATTTTTCCTGATATCAGCAGTTTCTTTGGTAAATCTGATGGAGAAACTAAGGTTATGAATGCTGATGAATTAGCGATTTATATTTTAAATAAGGCCAACGTATCAGTTGTTACAGGAACAGCATTTGGCGCCCCTAACTGTATTAGAATTTCATACGCAGCTTCTGATGAGGAATTGAAAGAAGCCATGAAGCGAATGAAAAAAGTATTGGCTGAATTAAAGTAA
- a CDS encoding isopenicillin N synthase family dioxygenase: MSKKLYTEIPSLNLEDFTNGTAETKEQFVKELGEAYNNIGFVAIKGHYLSDELSQKLYAAVEKFFALDSEQKKAYEKEELAGQRGYTSKGKEQAKGHKVPDLKEFYQVGQFVPEDHELKKEYPDNLWPTEVPELAELAKEAYQKLEKTGFEMLRAIALYLGLDENYFDTHVTYGNSILRAIHYPPIENPEDLPEDAVRAAQHGDINLITLLMGASADGLQVLRRDGEWIPITALPNQLVVNVGDMLARLTNNKLKSTIHRVVNPPKEQMKSSRYSIPFFMHPKSSMDLTCLDSCVDAENPKQYDDMTAGQFLEERLAEIGLLKK; this comes from the coding sequence ATGAGCAAGAAATTATATACCGAAATCCCTTCCTTGAATCTGGAAGATTTCACAAATGGAACTGCAGAAACTAAAGAGCAGTTTGTAAAAGAATTAGGCGAAGCTTACAACAACATAGGTTTCGTAGCGATTAAAGGTCATTACCTAAGTGACGAGCTAAGCCAAAAATTATATGCTGCAGTTGAAAAATTCTTCGCTTTAGATAGTGAACAAAAGAAAGCCTACGAAAAAGAAGAGTTAGCTGGACAAAGAGGCTACACAAGTAAAGGGAAAGAACAAGCAAAAGGACATAAAGTACCAGACTTGAAAGAATTCTATCAGGTAGGGCAATTTGTACCTGAGGATCATGAATTAAAAAAAGAGTACCCTGACAATCTGTGGCCAACTGAAGTGCCTGAGCTAGCCGAATTAGCAAAAGAGGCTTATCAGAAACTTGAAAAAACAGGCTTTGAAATGCTTCGTGCAATCGCTCTTTATTTAGGCTTAGATGAAAATTATTTTGATACTCATGTAACCTATGGAAATAGTATCCTAAGAGCTATTCATTATCCTCCAATAGAAAATCCTGAAGATTTACCTGAAGATGCAGTAAGAGCTGCACAACATGGTGATATTAATTTAATTACTTTATTAATGGGGGCTAGTGCTGACGGATTGCAAGTATTAAGAAGAGATGGAGAGTGGATTCCAATTACAGCATTACCCAATCAATTAGTCGTGAATGTTGGCGATATGCTAGCTCGCTTAACGAACAATAAATTAAAATCTACAATTCATAGAGTGGTTAACCCACCTAAAGAGCAAATGAAATCTTCTAGGTATAGTATACCGTTTTTCATGCATCCTAAATCGAGCATGGATTTAACTTGTTTAGATAGTTGTGTAGATGCAGAAAACCCAAAACAATATGATGATATGACAGCTGGACAATTCTTAGAAGAACGATTAGCTGAAATCGGATTACTGAAGAAGTAA
- a CDS encoding phosphopeptide-binding protein, whose amino-acid sequence MKKATIRFTFLFAIATIFACSTGNKEEKAQTEEENTEFKDVEETTSKIMLTPVESPQFDDSMLEMLSPMENEVIAEAGAIDFSYNVKNYELGTQTIDADIKNCANSGKGQHIHLILNNQPYTAHYEAEFTKDLEEGHYVALSFLSRSYHESVKSYGAANIRQFTVGREPNEDEVADLSAPHMFYSRPKGTYVGKDAEKVLLDFYLLNTDLALDGNTVRATINGQEFMLDKWQPYFIEGAEMGEMTVKLELLDKEGNLVDSPFNPVERTVMLKEGDAS is encoded by the coding sequence ATGAAAAAAGCCACAATAAGATTTACTTTTTTATTCGCGATAGCTACAATTTTTGCATGTAGCACTGGTAATAAAGAAGAAAAAGCACAGACAGAAGAAGAAAATACTGAGTTTAAAGATGTTGAAGAAACTACTTCAAAAATCATGTTAACTCCGGTAGAGTCACCTCAATTTGATGACTCCATGTTGGAAATGTTAAGCCCAATGGAAAATGAAGTAATTGCAGAAGCAGGTGCAATAGATTTTTCTTACAACGTAAAAAATTACGAATTAGGGACTCAAACTATTGATGCAGATATTAAGAATTGTGCCAATTCTGGAAAGGGACAGCATATCCACTTAATTTTGAATAATCAACCGTATACAGCGCATTATGAAGCTGAATTCACAAAAGACCTTGAGGAAGGCCATTATGTAGCCCTATCATTCTTGTCAAGATCATATCACGAAAGTGTAAAAAGCTATGGCGCTGCAAACATTCGTCAATTTACGGTAGGTCGAGAGCCTAATGAGGATGAAGTTGCAGACTTATCTGCACCTCACATGTTCTACAGTAGACCTAAAGGAACTTACGTAGGAAAAGATGCTGAAAAGGTATTGTTAGATTTTTATTTGTTAAATACTGATTTAGCCTTAGACGGAAATACTGTAAGAGCTACCATTAATGGTCAAGAATTTATGTTAGATAAATGGCAGCCATATTTCATTGAAGGAGCTGAAATGGGAGAAATGACGGTTAAATTAGAATTATTAGATAAAGAGGGGAATTTAGTTGACAGTCCTTTCAATCCAGTTGAAAGAACCGTGATGTTAAAAGAAGGGGATGCTTCTTAA
- a CDS encoding OmpH family outer membrane protein — protein MKKGLILILALGLFYTASAQETKIGFTNADYVLSLMPESKEVQSQVAAYEKQFSNSIQQKYQDFQQQVAEYQQNAPTMTEQMRAEKEQELQGLQQSLQKFQQDAEQSIARKQQELYQPLYEKIQNAIDKVAEENGYTHIVRAEALLYISDEEAGDISPMVLNKLGVEAPNASATDE, from the coding sequence ATGAAAAAGGGATTAATATTAATTTTAGCATTGGGTTTATTTTACACTGCAAGTGCCCAAGAAACAAAAATAGGATTCACGAATGCTGATTATGTATTGAGCTTAATGCCAGAATCTAAAGAAGTGCAATCTCAAGTTGCTGCTTACGAAAAGCAATTTTCAAATTCTATTCAACAAAAATACCAAGATTTTCAGCAGCAGGTTGCAGAGTATCAGCAAAATGCTCCTACTATGACTGAGCAAATGAGAGCTGAAAAAGAGCAAGAATTACAAGGCTTACAGCAATCATTACAAAAATTTCAGCAAGATGCTGAGCAATCAATTGCTCGTAAGCAACAAGAGTTGTATCAACCGTTATATGAGAAAATTCAAAATGCTATTGATAAAGTAGCTGAAGAAAATGGATACACTCATATCGTAAGAGCTGAGGCATTATTATATATCTCTGACGAAGAAGCGGGTGATATTTCACCAATGGTATTAAATAAATTGGGTGTTGAAGCTCCAAATGCATCAGCAACTGATGAATAA
- the dapF gene encoding diaminopimelate epimerase — translation MKKIEFYKYQGTGNDFVVVDNREKSLDRNDRSIAQNLCDRKFGVGSDGLILIENHSEYDFEMVFFNPDGSQSMCGNGSRCAVKFAQFLGIIQNETTFLSTDGIHEASIEGDIVRLSMHDVDQSRMQDFSDHLTINTGSPHYVLFTSNLKDKDIKEEGSAIRYSKEFAAEGINVNFVEKQSESEISVRTYERGVENETLSCGTGVTACAIAHVMHGGKSPVKIETLGGSLSVEFKLTEGKAENVYLIGPAKKVFKGEIEL, via the coding sequence ATGAAAAAAATCGAATTTTATAAATATCAAGGCACAGGAAATGATTTCGTGGTGGTGGATAATCGTGAGAAAAGCCTTGATAGAAATGATAGATCTATAGCACAAAACCTTTGTGATCGGAAATTCGGAGTGGGGTCTGATGGCTTAATTTTAATAGAAAACCATTCAGAATATGATTTTGAAATGGTGTTCTTTAATCCGGACGGTTCTCAAAGCATGTGCGGAAACGGGAGTAGATGCGCAGTAAAATTTGCTCAGTTTTTAGGCATTATTCAAAATGAAACTACTTTTCTGTCAACTGATGGTATTCATGAAGCTTCCATTGAAGGAGATATTGTACGCTTAAGTATGCATGATGTTGATCAAAGCAGAATGCAGGATTTTTCAGATCATTTAACCATCAATACTGGCTCCCCTCATTATGTTCTATTTACCAGTAATTTAAAAGATAAGGATATAAAGGAAGAAGGATCAGCGATTCGATACAGCAAAGAATTTGCAGCTGAAGGGATCAATGTTAATTTTGTTGAGAAGCAATCAGAAAGTGAAATTTCCGTTCGTACTTATGAGCGGGGAGTTGAAAATGAAACATTATCTTGTGGGACAGGAGTGACGGCTTGTGCCATTGCACATGTGATGCATGGCGGTAAATCTCCTGTTAAAATTGAAACCTTAGGTGGTAGCTTGAGTGTTGAATTTAAGCTAACTGAAGGAAAGGCAGAAAACGTTTATTTAATCGGACCAGCAAAGAAAGTTTTTAAAGGTGAAATCGAGCTTTAA
- a CDS encoding S66 peptidase family protein, translating into MAIFPPFLKEGDLILVLSPSGVVDKKKVENGIEILKEKGFKIEISKNTFNAYFKFGSSHENRLSDLQNALDQPEAKAIYCARGGFGITHILDDLDWTKFKENPKWIIGFSDITALLNVTYKKGFASLHASVLQGLSKLDSQYQTSIFDCLKGKVDKMEAKSKFNKNGEGTGSLIGGNLSLLVNQIGTRSELDYRGQILFIEEVAEPLYHIDRMFLQLKRANKLKDLAGLVVGQFTNLIEDKTIYGQSLEEIILAHCKEYDFPIGFNFPFGHGEDNHPIVHGAKVNMKVRDKESEISYGVSPQ; encoded by the coding sequence ATGGCTATTTTTCCTCCATTTTTAAAAGAAGGTGATCTAATTCTGGTGCTCAGTCCATCAGGAGTAGTAGATAAAAAAAAAGTAGAAAATGGTATTGAGATTCTTAAAGAAAAAGGATTCAAGATAGAGATTAGTAAGAATACCTTTAACGCATATTTTAAATTTGGTAGCAGCCATGAAAATAGATTATCTGATCTTCAAAACGCTTTAGATCAACCTGAAGCCAAAGCAATTTACTGTGCCAGAGGAGGATTTGGCATCACTCATATATTAGATGATTTAGACTGGACAAAGTTCAAAGAGAACCCGAAATGGATTATTGGCTTTAGTGATATTACTGCTCTTTTAAATGTCACGTATAAAAAGGGATTTGCCTCTTTGCATGCAAGTGTTTTACAGGGCCTTTCAAAGCTCGATAGTCAATATCAAACCTCTATTTTTGATTGTTTAAAAGGTAAGGTTGATAAAATGGAAGCTAAGAGTAAATTCAATAAAAATGGAGAGGGAACAGGATCATTAATAGGAGGTAACTTATCTTTATTAGTAAATCAAATTGGGACAAGGTCTGAATTAGATTATAGGGGTCAAATCCTCTTCATTGAAGAAGTGGCTGAACCACTTTATCATATCGATAGAATGTTTCTGCAATTAAAAAGAGCGAATAAGCTAAAAGATTTAGCAGGCCTAGTAGTTGGTCAATTTACCAATTTGATAGAAGATAAAACTATATATGGTCAATCTCTTGAAGAGATTATTCTGGCTCATTGCAAAGAGTATGATTTCCCAATTGGATTTAATTTTCCTTTTGGGCATGGTGAGGATAATCATCCAATCGTTCATGGGGCAAAAGTAAATATGAAAGTGAGAGATAAGGAGTCGGAAATCTCTTATGGTGTTTCACCCCAATAA
- a CDS encoding OmpH family outer membrane protein — MRFVKVLITIVILGIASQKALAQKFGYVDSKFILSKMPEYAEAKQEIDALTSAWQNEIKQMRKEIESKYAALKAEEVLLTKELKEERLAEIEKREKEVEEYQNKVFGFNGLLFLKKKELIKPVQDKVFEGVEIVAKKERLQIVFDKAGELIMIYTDPVHDYTDLVLEELGLIDENDLNKN, encoded by the coding sequence ATGAGATTTGTTAAAGTCCTAATAACAATTGTAATTTTGGGTATTGCCTCGCAAAAGGCGCTGGCTCAAAAATTTGGTTACGTGGATTCTAAATTCATTTTAAGTAAAATGCCTGAGTATGCAGAAGCTAAACAAGAAATTGATGCTTTGACAAGTGCATGGCAAAATGAAATAAAGCAAATGCGTAAAGAGATTGAATCGAAATACGCTGCTTTAAAGGCAGAAGAGGTTTTACTAACAAAAGAATTAAAAGAAGAGCGCTTAGCCGAAATTGAAAAAAGAGAAAAGGAAGTTGAAGAGTATCAAAATAAAGTATTTGGATTCAATGGATTATTATTTCTCAAAAAGAAAGAATTAATAAAACCAGTTCAAGATAAAGTTTTTGAAGGGGTTGAAATAGTAGCAAAAAAGGAAAGGCTACAAATAGTATTTGATAAGGCAGGTGAGTTAATTATGATTTATACAGATCCTGTACATGATTATACAGACTTAGTTTTAGAAGAACTAGGACTAATTGATGAAAACGATTTAAATAAGAATTAA
- the chrA gene encoding chromate efflux transporter: MVRNIRYLIYLKDIFILSLTTFGGATAHFALFLDYLVYKRGYLTEKELIEMNALCQMLPGPSSTQILTGLATKIGGAPFAFITLFVWAIPGVALMTAFGILMSNIDENELSTHFLTFVQPIAVGFVAAAAYRIVKKVIHTKTSVILLVVSASITVLINSPYLFPLLILAGGFITGLKYKAQPIEEKEKIKIRWTALIIWISVLILIALIGLFTQSLPIRLLENFYRNGSLIFGGGQVLIPFLYTEFVDFKDYLSSSEFLSGFAIAQAIPGPTFSFASYIGTLSMREYGVWGEILGGFLAAVGIFVPGTLMMIFLIRFWDQLKKFRIIKASLEGITAVSSGMVVAAIFLLFEPVQANLLNFSLILGTVGILLFTKIPAPYVVLIGLLAGFLLG, translated from the coding sequence GTGGTTAGAAATATCCGATATCTCATTTATTTGAAGGATATTTTTATCCTATCTCTCACCACTTTTGGAGGTGCCACTGCTCATTTTGCGCTATTCTTAGATTATTTGGTCTATAAAAGAGGCTACTTAACGGAAAAAGAATTAATTGAAATGAATGCCCTGTGTCAGATGTTGCCGGGGCCATCTTCTACTCAAATTCTTACAGGTTTAGCCACTAAAATAGGAGGAGCACCTTTTGCTTTTATCACATTATTTGTTTGGGCAATTCCAGGAGTTGCTTTAATGACAGCTTTTGGAATATTAATGTCCAATATTGATGAAAATGAGCTATCCACTCATTTTCTAACCTTTGTTCAACCGATTGCAGTAGGTTTTGTGGCTGCCGCTGCCTACAGAATTGTTAAAAAGGTGATTCATACTAAAACCAGTGTCATTTTACTTGTGGTATCTGCTAGCATCACGGTTTTGATCAATTCCCCTTATTTATTCCCCCTATTAATTTTAGCGGGCGGATTCATTACTGGACTAAAGTATAAAGCTCAACCCATAGAAGAAAAAGAGAAAATCAAGATTCGCTGGACAGCCTTAATCATTTGGATTAGTGTTTTAATATTGATTGCACTCATTGGTTTATTTACTCAATCTTTACCAATTCGACTGCTAGAGAATTTTTACCGTAATGGGAGTCTAATATTTGGGGGTGGCCAGGTATTAATTCCTTTTTTGTATACGGAGTTTGTAGATTTTAAGGATTATTTAAGTTCTTCAGAATTTCTAAGCGGATTCGCCATTGCACAGGCGATACCTGGCCCTACCTTCTCATTTGCTAGTTACATCGGCACCTTGTCGATGCGTGAATATGGAGTTTGGGGTGAAATATTAGGGGGCTTCTTAGCCGCAGTGGGAATATTCGTACCGGGTACCTTGATGATGATTTTCTTAATAAGATTCTGGGACCAATTGAAAAAATTCAGAATCATTAAAGCCTCTCTAGAAGGAATAACTGCGGTCAGTTCAGGGATGGTGGTAGCCGCAATTTTCCTACTATTTGAACCTGTTCAAGCAAATCTATTGAATTTTAGCCTAATACTAGGAACAGTAGGAATTCTTTTGTTTACCAAAATTCCAGCTCCTTATGTGGTGTTGATTGGCTTGTTAGCTGGCTTTTTATTGGGGTGA
- a CDS encoding TrkH family potassium uptake protein, whose protein sequence is MKFSRLKNSITEWLNNAIYNSRSAVLSTLVSLKAFIWLTAAVLLFFVFGFETEANELEQVFLGLDIVLIIYFFSFIIRLLYEFRRTEFLLNNKLEAVLVLIILINTISNYFFDNQIIKYLADTFGFKNYEDAYLTLITFYFLVLIAYEFVKASTVLSKLKTKPARTFIYSFLLLIAFGTGVLMLPAMSVKDGPMPLMDALFTAVSASCVTGLIVVDTATYFTMKGQFVIMILFQLGGLGIISFTSFFATFLKSGVGIKQQLMLQDFLVSESLFSAKGLLRKIIAITLVIEIISFILIFFSWGESVEFNSMGQKIFFSAFHAVSAFCNAGFSLFTNGLFENEVANGYILHIIIALTLILGGLGFSSIQDLFSRKNLRDRFQNPWKDWNLSTKIAVYTSLVLLASGTIVFYLLERGNTLDEKNFIESLITSFFQSATARTAGFNTVDIGALRTPTLIVMAFLMFVGASSGSVGGGIKTSTFYLLIVSVFATLRGRLKIEIDRKFIPKELLFKALSIFFFAASLNLIAIFLLTITDSDYTLMQLIFEQVSAFGTVGLSTGITADLSFAGRVIIILSMFIGRVGTLTFALALSSRKSTQSYKYPKAHLMVG, encoded by the coding sequence ATGAAATTTTCTAGACTAAAAAACTCAATTACAGAATGGTTAAACAATGCCATTTACAACAGTAGATCTGCTGTATTGAGCACATTAGTTTCTCTTAAAGCTTTTATATGGCTTACAGCTGCGGTTTTGCTGTTCTTCGTTTTTGGTTTTGAAACGGAAGCGAATGAATTGGAACAAGTTTTCTTAGGTTTAGACATTGTTCTCATCATTTATTTCTTTTCTTTCATCATTCGACTTCTCTACGAATTTAGGAGGACTGAATTTCTGCTCAATAATAAACTAGAGGCTGTTCTGGTATTGATAATTCTAATTAATACTATTAGTAATTACTTTTTTGACAATCAAATTATAAAATATCTGGCAGACACCTTCGGTTTCAAAAACTATGAGGATGCTTATTTAACTTTAATTACCTTTTATTTTCTAGTGCTGATAGCGTATGAATTCGTTAAAGCAAGTACTGTATTGTCAAAACTGAAAACGAAACCAGCAAGAACCTTCATTTACAGTTTCTTGCTATTAATTGCTTTCGGAACAGGGGTTTTGATGCTACCTGCCATGAGTGTGAAAGATGGGCCTATGCCATTGATGGATGCTTTATTTACAGCAGTTAGTGCCAGTTGTGTAACAGGTTTAATAGTAGTGGATACTGCCACCTATTTTACCATGAAAGGTCAGTTTGTGATTATGATTTTATTTCAACTGGGTGGCTTAGGTATTATTTCATTTACCTCCTTTTTTGCTACTTTCCTGAAAAGTGGAGTGGGAATCAAACAGCAATTAATGTTACAAGATTTCTTAGTTAGTGAATCATTATTTTCAGCCAAAGGACTTTTAAGGAAGATTATTGCTATCACTTTAGTTATTGAAATTATTTCATTTATCCTGATCTTTTTTAGTTGGGGAGAAAGTGTTGAATTCAATTCAATGGGACAGAAAATATTCTTTTCTGCATTCCATGCTGTGAGCGCCTTTTGTAATGCTGGCTTTAGTTTATTCACCAATGGCTTATTTGAAAATGAAGTAGCGAATGGTTACATCTTGCACATTATCATTGCATTGACTTTAATATTAGGGGGCTTGGGATTTTCTTCTATTCAAGATCTTTTCTCAAGAAAGAACTTGAGAGATCGCTTCCAAAATCCATGGAAAGACTGGAATTTGAGTACTAAAATTGCGGTCTATACTTCTTTGGTTTTACTAGCTTCAGGTACAATAGTTTTTTACTTATTGGAGAGAGGAAATACACTTGATGAAAAGAACTTTATCGAATCCTTAATTACCAGTTTTTTCCAGTCAGCTACTGCAAGAACAGCAGGATTTAATACTGTTGATATAGGAGCCTTAAGAACACCAACCCTTATAGTGATGGCATTCTTAATGTTTGTAGGTGCATCCTCCGGTTCAGTAGGAGGTGGTATTAAAACCTCTACCTTTTATTTATTGATAGTTTCGGTATTTGCTACCTTAAGGGGACGATTAAAGATTGAAATTGACAGGAAATTCATACCAAAAGAGTTATTGTTTAAAGCCTTATCTATCTTTTTCTTTGCGGCTTCCCTTAATTTAATCGCTATTTTCCTGTTAACTATTACGGATAGTGATTATACCTTAATGCAATTGATTTTTGAGCAAGTATCCGCTTTTGGTACAGTAGGTTTAAGTACTGGAATTACAGCTGATTTATCCTTTGCGGGTAGAGTGATTATAATCCTTTCCATGTTTATTGGTAGAGTAGGAACCTTAACATTTGCACTAGCATTAAGTAGTAGAAAATCTACCCAGAGCTATAAATACCCTAAGGCTCATCTAATGGTAGGATAA
- a CDS encoding bifunctional heptose 7-phosphate kinase/heptose 1-phosphate adenyltransferase yields MVIKDIPNLFKAFQKLKVLVIGDVMIDAYIWGTVSRISPEAPVPVVNVKKREKRMGGAANVALNLLSLGAEPILCSVLGDDDESLIFQDLLKNRNITDKGLVKSKDRITTIKERVLSGSQHLLRVDSESLAPLNELEEELLSNKIIELLPEVDVVVFEDYDKGTINASVIRKTVEKSKALGKPIVVDPKKNNFFDYKEVDLFKPNLKELQEGMHVDFSKSDDVSLKKQTTLLRNRLSSKMVMTTLSERGVYIQTDTEDVLIPAFKRSISDVSGAGDTVISIASLCVALKLNPAFTASLSNLGGGIVCEELGVVPIDAKKLEVEAIKHNLQL; encoded by the coding sequence ATGGTCATAAAGGATATTCCTAATCTTTTTAAGGCATTTCAAAAACTTAAGGTTTTGGTGATAGGCGATGTGATGATTGATGCCTATATCTGGGGCACTGTCTCTCGAATTTCACCTGAAGCACCAGTGCCTGTTGTGAATGTAAAGAAAAGAGAAAAAAGAATGGGGGGCGCAGCAAATGTTGCCCTCAATCTACTTTCTTTAGGTGCTGAACCAATTCTTTGCTCTGTTCTGGGAGATGATGATGAATCCTTGATTTTTCAGGACTTATTAAAAAACAGGAATATTACCGATAAAGGCCTAGTGAAAAGCAAGGACAGAATAACTACCATTAAAGAAAGAGTGCTTTCGGGTTCACAACATTTATTAAGGGTAGATTCTGAAAGCCTTGCACCTTTAAATGAACTAGAAGAGGAATTACTTTCAAACAAAATTATTGAATTGCTTCCTGAAGTGGATGTCGTAGTTTTTGAAGATTATGACAAAGGAACGATTAATGCTTCTGTTATTCGAAAAACAGTAGAAAAATCCAAAGCATTGGGAAAACCCATTGTGGTTGATCCCAAAAAGAACAATTTCTTTGACTATAAAGAAGTGGATTTGTTTAAACCAAATTTGAAAGAGTTACAAGAAGGAATGCATGTTGATTTCTCTAAATCAGATGATGTTAGTTTAAAAAAGCAAACAACACTTCTAAGAAATAGACTTTCTTCAAAAATGGTCATGACAACATTATCTGAAAGAGGGGTTTACATTCAAACAGATACAGAAGATGTGTTAATTCCTGCATTCAAACGTAGTATTTCTGATGTATCAGGGGCAGGAGATACCGTGATCAGTATTGCTTCATTATGTGTAGCACTTAAGCTAAATCCAGCTTTTACTGCTTCTTTATCCAATTTAGGAGGAGGAATTGTGTGTGAAGAATTAGGAGTAGTGCCAATTGATGCCAAAAAGTTGGAAGTAGAAGCAATAAAACATAATTTACAATTATAA